The segment TCTTTTATTACCAGGGCGGAAATTACAATTTCAACACTTCCTGCAGCTCCCAGTTGATGACCAAGCATTGATTTTGTGGAGCTGATGGGGATTTGCGGGGCATAATGGCCGAAAACCTTTTTAATGGCTTTTGTTTCAATGATATCACCCAAAGGGGTAGAGGTTGCATGTGCGTTGATATAATCAATTTTTTCCGGATTGCACCGGGCATCTTTCAGGGCACTCATCATACATTGTGTAGCACCATTTCCGTCTTGCTCAGGTGCTGCAATATGGTATGCATCGGCATTAAGCCCGTAACCTGATATTTCTGCATAAATGTTCGCACCTCGTTTTTTTGCAATCTCAAGAGCTTCAACAACAACAACGCCGGCACCTTCAGAAATAATAAAACCATCCCTGTTCTTATCAAACGGACGGCTGGCTTTCTGAGGGATATCATTCCGGGTTGAGAGAGCTTTCATGGCGCTGAATCCACTCGTAGCCAAAGGCGTAATAACCGCTTCGGAACTTCCTGTGATCATGACATCGGCATCTCCTCTTTGAATAATACGGACAGCCTCACCGATAGCGTTAACGCCCGTAGTGCATGCTGTTACCAAAGCATAATTTGGCCCTTTGAGTCCGAATCGTATTGCAATCTGTGCAGAAGCGGCGTTAAGCATCAGCTT is part of the Candidatus Jettenia sp. AMX2 genome and harbors:
- the fabF gene encoding beta-ketoacyl-ACP synthase II, whose protein sequence is MQERRRVVITGIGAVTPLGLEINRIWPALCEGKSGVKPITLFDTSNFEVKFGGEASDFNETEWFDAKEARRLDRFAQFAVVAAIYATKDASLNLDTCDKTKAGVLVGSGMGGLQELETQHKILLNKGPSRVSPFLIPKLMLNAASAQIAIRFGLKGPNYALVTACTTGVNAIGEAVRIIQRGDADVMITGSSEAVITPLATSGFSAMKALSTRNDIPQKASRPFDKNRDGFIISEGAGVVVVEALEIAKKRGANIYAEISGYGLNADAYHIAAPEQDGNGATQCMMSALKDARCNPEKIDYINAHATSTPLGDIIETKAIKKVFGHYAPQIPISSTKSMLGHQLGAAGSVEIVISALVIKEGVIPPTINYETPDPECMGLDFTPNIAREKEVKRVLSNSFGFGGHNASIILSKL